From Lentimicrobiaceae bacterium, a single genomic window includes:
- a CDS encoding aldose 1-epimerase family protein produces MTTKKINKRELLKYVGDFSQLFGIKGYTLTGGKANGVKAFDVKNGSGLEFTVLADRCLDIAGLSFKGINCSYITKNGIVAPEYY; encoded by the coding sequence ATGACAACAAAAAAAATTAACAAAAGAGAGCTACTCAAATATGTTGGAGATTTCAGCCAGCTATTTGGAATTAAAGGATATACCCTTACTGGCGGGAAAGCCAACGGGGTGAAAGCCTTCGATGTCAAAAATGGCTCAGGGCTTGAGTTTACAGTGCTCGCGGACCGATGTCTCGATATTGCCGGATTGTCGTTCAAAGGAATCAATTGCAGTTATATCACTAAAAACGGAATCGTGGCTCCGGAATATTATG